GACGAAGTAGTCGGTGACACCGGCCGAAACCGCTTCACTGGCGAGTTTCTCGCTTCCCTGGCCTGTCAGCAGAATAAATGGGAGGTCACCGTTAGACCGTCGTACCGTCTCTACGAATTCAATCCCGTCAGCTTCGGGCATCTCGTAGTCACTGACGATACAGTCGATCGACTCGGAATCGAAGTAGCTGAGGGCATCATCGACGCTTGCGGCCTCAATTACCTCGATACGGTCGTTCTCGTGTTCCAGCAGTTCTGCCGTGGTCTGCCGGAACTCCCCGTAGTCATCGACTAACAGCACCTTGATTTTCGGGGCTTCCGTCCCACTATCCGTTGGTGCCGGTCCGGTTTCACCGGCCAACTTCCGCATACTATACTACTTACGCGACAGCCCGTATAAACGTTTGACTTGGTTGCAACGCAGCCATTGTTCTGCCTCTGCTAGTCACTGTCTCCCTTGAAAAACTCGGTCCAACCCGAATCAGTAGGTAGTTCATATTCTTACAAGCATACAAACACTACGCTCTCCGAACCAATGGTTCCCGACCCGAGTTATTAGAAATTTATATATTCTAGTAGTGTTGAACTTTGAATATCTTCTCGTCGATATGCTATCGTACAGATATCAAATGTGGTAAGAAACGGTCCGTATTGAGATTAAATCAAACCTGGATTTAGCTCTGTAAATATCGACTACATAATAATATGGGAGAAATACCAGATAAGAATGATAACGCATTTACTAGCATATGTGTGATAATAATTCCATTTGCGAATAATTCTCTTCCCCCACTCACATTCGTCTATGACCAAAGTACACACTGAGGGTGTGTAGACTATCGGAGTTAGGGCTCACGTACACTGTGCGTACACCAGGCGTCAAAAACTATTACTGAACAGGCCGAAACGACTGAACAATGGCTGTTGACTCCGGTTGCAAAGTAGATGCGGTTATCGATAAGTACGGGCTGGCGTCAGCGGACCCCGTCTACGAGTCCCTTGACGATGGCCTGCTCGCACGCTGGACAGGCGCCGATGACCGGACCGAAATGGGGTATCGGTCGTTGACAGTGTGGTTCAACAAACGACTCCTCAAACAGGTGTATACTGAACACGGTCGTGAAGCCCTTGATACCCGTATAGACAGCGACTACGAGACGTTATGTGGCGATGACGACTTACAACGGGACGAACTCATCGAGCGACTGCAAGCTACAGGCATCCCTGGTGCGTCGCTCCATGATGATATGGTGTCGTGGGGGACGATGCGAACACATCTCAACGACTGTCTGGACGGTGAAAAAGAGCCACAGAAGGCGACAACTAACTGGGAGCGTGAGAGCGTGGCAACGGCCAAGACGGTTGTCGAACAGAAGGCCGAAACGGCACTGTCATCGCTCGCGAAGAAAGGCGACATCGACGGCGGTGACACCGCGGAGATTGAGGCCCAGGTACAACTTGGATGTCCAGACTGTCCGACCCGCGTTCCGTTCGCTGTCGCACTTGAGCGTGGGTACGTCTGTAAGCAACACCGGAGCGCGAATCTGTCAGCACACAACTCATGACTTGGAACATCGACATCGAACGAATCGCAGGTATACTTGATGGGTCGGCAACGATAGCGCCGGGAGTAAACGTCGTCCGTGGTTCGAACTGGCAGGGGAAATCGAGCTTCATCGAAGCAATCAAAACGGCCCTTGGCACCTCCACAGAATTGACCGAAGGGGCAGAAAGCGGGACAGTACATCTAGAAACACCGACAGGCGTCTATGACGTGGCGCTCACCCGTGAGAACGGTACTGTCGCCCGACGCGGTGAGCCATACCTCAGCGACGAGTACGACGTGATACGCGCTGAACTGTTCGCGTGTCTGGACGAGCGCAACGAAGTCCGCCGTGCCGTCCGGGCAGGAGAAAATCTTGAGGATGTGCTGTTGCGGCCGCTCGACTTCCAGAATATCGACGCACAGATCGAGACGTTACAGCGAGAGCGCGAACAGATCGAAACAGAACTTACGCAGGCACGCGAGGCGAAAAAGCGGATTCCCAGTGTTCAAGAGAAAGTGACACGGCTAGAAAACGAAATTGAAGATTTGCAGGCCAAACGTGAGACGATCGACAGTGAGGCAGGAAGCGACGACAGTTCGGAGTCGGTCCGCCGTCAGCTCAGCCAAGCACGAACTGAACAGAATCAGGCGCAAAACCGCGTCGAACGACTTGAGCAGAGTATCGAGCGGACGGAACAGCGTCTTTCGGAGCGCCAAGATGATCTTGATGCTCTCGAAATCCCGGAGTACAATGACGTTGCAGACAAACTTTCGGAGGCGAGGGAGTCCCTCTCACAAGTAGAGCGAGACGCCGAGGTACTCCA
The Haloarcula marismortui ATCC 43049 DNA segment above includes these coding regions:
- the rdfA gene encoding rod-determining factor RdfA, whose product is MAVDSGCKVDAVIDKYGLASADPVYESLDDGLLARWTGADDRTEMGYRSLTVWFNKRLLKQVYTEHGREALDTRIDSDYETLCGDDDLQRDELIERLQATGIPGASLHDDMVSWGTMRTHLNDCLDGEKEPQKATTNWERESVATAKTVVEQKAETALSSLAKKGDIDGGDTAEIEAQVQLGCPDCPTRVPFAVALERGYVCKQHRSANLSAHNS